GAGAAAGAGCCGGCTTTATAAATTTAATTTGAACTAGATGGCTTAAGTTAGACTTCCTAAGTACGTTTAGGCTTTAAACATTGTGATTTAATACTATATCTATAGTGGAAAACGGCAAAACCAATTTCGTTTGGTTTTGCCGTTTTTTTTATCGGTTCCCGTTAAGGGCTTATTCATTGCCAACAGTAACATGTAGATAACTACCGGATTTTAATTGTTTTCCATCTTCATCATAAATGGATGGGTGAATAACTAACATATACTCAGCTCCAGCAATTAAAGGAGATTTTGGTGTTATAAACAGTTGTGTCCCTTTCGTTTCAATAGCAATGTCAACAGTTTGGCCACCAAGTGCTACAAGCTCTACAGCCTTTGGATCAAAGTCAGCAGCAACTGATCTGTTGAAATTTAGGGTAAAGCTTTTGGTTGTTGGAACTTCTTTTAAGCTTTTTAATTCTTTATATTTTGTAAGCTTTTCTTTAATTGCATCATAGTGTGCTTGATAAATTGGATTTGATGTTGTTTGTATATGTGGTGTAACACCTATCTTATTTACAATTGTATCCTTTGGACCTGTGAATTCAGCAATAGTTAGCTTTAATCTGCCTTCACTAAGCGTATAGAAGCCTTGCATTGTGCCTTTTCCATAGGTTTGTTCACCATAGATTAAGGCGGCATTTTGATCGCGCAATGCAGCAGCAGTCATTTCAGAAGCACTCGCACTATATCGATTCACTAACAGTCTCGTATTAATAGGGAATTTTGACGCTTGGTAAATTGATGGATAGAGTGTTGTGCCTGATGCTTCTTTTAACTTATAGGCATGAGAAGCATTTGGGAACATGCCGATTAATTCTTCAGCAGTGGTTACATAGCCACCACCATTGTTTTGTAAATCGAGAATAAAGGATGTAGCACCTTGTGATTTTAATTTTTCTAGAGCATCTTTTACTTCATCAGCACCATTGTTTGTAAAAGAAGTCATTTGGATATAACCAATATTTCCGTAAAGTAACTGTGCCGTTACATTTTGTACAGTAAATGGCTTTCTAATGATAGACAACGTTTGAGTGGACCCATTTCCTTTTAAAACCCTGATGTTTACAGATGTCCCTTCTTTACCTTGAATTAAGGAGGAGGCCTGTTCTATTGTTATATTAACAGTTGACATGTCATTCACTTTCGTAATGATGTCGCCGTCTTCGAGCCCATAATTAAATGCACTGCCATTCTCCATCACATCCATGATTAAAATACCTTTTTCATGTTTTTGAATGACAACGCCGATACCTACCGTTGTATTGTCTATTGAATTAATAAAAGATTGATATTCTTCCTCTGTAAAATAGGCAGAGTAAGGATCGAGCATTTCGATCATTTCATCGACTGTTTTGGCCTTATCAAGATCGCCATCTATTTCACCAACATAATCATGCTCGATTATGTATTTAACGTCATCAAATGTTGCTGCATATGTGTTTAGTGGTAGCAGGATTGTTAAGATCAGAAGTAGGGGGATCGATATCCATTTTTTCATCAAAAACACCTCGTTCTTTTTTGTAGCTCTATTATAACGCTTAGATTATGAATTTAGTAGGTGTTTAATAGAAATGAAGTATTAAAAAACCCCATTACACCTAATATCGTGTAGTGGGGGGTCTTAAATTATTGTAATGATTGCTGCAATGTTTTTTTTACTTCTGTTAATTCTTCTTCGTTTAAAAAGTAATACCAAATACCATTTTCTATACGACCATCGCCTTTTGTAAAGTTCAGATGTTCAATATTGTTTAAAGTTGATCGATATAAGTTTTGGAACTCAACGATTTCATCAAAAGTAAGGTTTGTTTCAACATGATTTCGTATGATTTTTAATATACCTGGGGCTTGCCAGATTAAATTGATGGAGGCTGCTTTGTTAAATAATTTTTCTAGCACCTGCCTTTGTCGACCTTGTCTTCCAAAATCGCCTGTGGGATCTTCTTTCCGCATTCTAACGTACTCGAGTGCATCTTCTCCGGAAAGAGTAATATTGCCTTCGGGAAATTCATGGGTATCAGTAGAAAAGGCGAACTCATTTGTCACTTCTATACCACCCATTAAGTCGACCATCTCCGTAAAGCCTTCCATATTGACAGTTACCACATAATCGATCGGGATGTCCAATAAGTTTTCAACGGTTTGTAAAGAAGTTTTAACGCCACCAAAGGCATATGAATGATTTATTTTATCTGAAAAATCGAATCCAATAATTTCTGTATAAGTATCACGTGGAATACTTAAAATCTTCATTGATTCGGTATTAGGGTCTAATGTTAAGGTGAGAATCGTATCTGCACGTCCAGAGGATTCCCAGTTATCGATGCCTAGAAGGAGAACAGAAATCGGCTGAGGTGCTTCTTTATTTTGAATCGTTAATTGTATCGGTGATTCTTTAGTAGGCTGGTCGGATGTTTCGGAAGTAGCTTCTGTTGTGTCTATTACAATAGGCTCATGAATCGCTTCAAAGGTGGATTTTACTTCTATATATAGATAGGTTGCATATCCAATTGCAATAACTAATAAAGATCCAACAACTATAAGGATCGTTTTCCAATTAAACCACTTTCTCATAAAAATATCTCCTCCATTTGGCAGTATATGCGAATAGAGGAGATACTAGTCTTTATGCTACTAAATATTATTTTGTCTTGGTTTGTAGCTTGATTTCGTTAATAGATGAATTAGCCAACCAATGATTAGAGCAACAAGTGCTGGAACTAACCAACCTAAGCTTTGTTCATGAAGTGGTAATGTATTTAAAATATTTGCATACCATTCAATTTCAAAGCCAGCAGTTTTAATACCGTCGTATAAACTAACCAATGCAGTAGCAAGAAGTACTAAGCTATAAACCAGTGGTCTTCTTCCAAAAAGTTTATCGAACATAACTAAGAACATTAAAACAATTGCAATAGGATAGATGAACATTAAAACAGGTAATGTAATTGAAATCAGTGTGCTTAATCCGAAGTTTGAGATTAAGAAACTAAATAATGTGAATACAACGACTAAAAATTTATAAGAAAGTTTCGGGAATAATTTATTGAAAAATGTTGCATTAGCTGAAACTAATCCGATTGCAGTTGTTAAACATGCTAGGATTATGACAGCCGATAAAATAATATTTCCTGCATCGCCATAGAGCACTTGTGCAGCAGCAGCAATGATTTTACCACCGTCATCTTGGTAACCTATCACTTCAGCACTTGTAGCACCGATATAGCCTAATGAAATATAAACGAATGCTAGTCCAATTGCAGCAATAATGCCGGCAGAAATCGTCATTTTTACTTGTTTAACTCGATCAACGATACCTGTTGCAGCTAATGATTGAACAATTAGAATACCGAATACTAGAGAAGCTAGTACGTCCATTGTTAAATATCCTTCTGTAAATCCTTTAGAGAAGGCTTGATTTATATATACGCCTTGTGATTCACCGATTGCCCCAATTGGCGTGATGAAGCTTTTAAATGCAAGCAATGCTATTACTATTAATAATAATGGCATTAAAATTTTACCGACTCTGTCAACTAATTTACTTGGGTTCAATGATAAATATAGAACGAAAATAAAGAAAATAAGTGATGTTATTAATAACGGAAGCCAGCTAGTTTGGATATCCCCTAAAAATGGTGCAACACCTATTTCATAGGTTACAGCTGCAGTACGAGGAATCGCAAATAATGGTCCGATTGATAAATAAATGACAGAAACAAAGATGATACTAAATACTGGATGAATACGATTTGCAACATGTTGTAAATCTCCACCATTTAAGGCTACAGCTACAATTCCCAATAACGGAAGCCCTACACCAGTAATTAGAAAACCTAAAATTGAAGGGATAAATTCTGTCCCTGCTTGTTGTCCCAACAATGGTGGGAAGATGATGTTACCCGCGCCAAGGAATAAAGCTAATAGCATAAATCCTACAGCTAGGTTTTCTTTCAAGAATTTCATAATATGTGAATACTCCCTTTTTATTTGAATATCCGAAACTTTCTAAAAATAATAAATAGAGTTGTCATACACAATGATGAATTCTATCATAGAATAATTTCAAAAGAAATAGTTATATTTAAATTTTTGCAATTTATTGATAAAAAGAACGTTTTTAATGTTAAAAAATTTTAAATATTACTATATTTCGGTTAATTTCAAATAAAATGAATTTTTTGAAATGTGATAATTGATGGTTTGATTAGTACGAATAATATTATTCAAATTAAAACGATTACACAAAAAACTTATTTTAGTAAATGAAATAAGGTATATAAGAAAACATAATAAAGGAGTGCTACAAAATTCTGAATATAGATAAGGCTCAAATCTTCTATGTTAGTTTTTTCTTTTAAAGTATCTTCATTTACTAATAAATTATGTGTGAGTAATTTTAGTAACATTTTTGTAAATGAATTGTAATTTTAAATTTTGGAAATTATAGGAATGATATGTGTAGTAACCTTTTTTTGATAACGATTATTGGAGGGCCCAATGCAAATTTTCCAAAAGTTACTATATATAGTCTCCATTTCTTTGTTTGGCATCTTCATTTACCTTTCGGAAGATAATTTAGAAGCTAATGCAGAGGAATTTGATTTTACTTCGAAGGAATTACGATTGGCTGCTAAACAATATTTAGATTCACCGTATTTATATGGAGGAACTACAGAAAGTGGATTCGATTGTTCAGGATTTGTAAACAGAGTGTTTCTCGATTTAGGAATTGAGTTACCACGTACTTCAGTTGGGTTATTTAAAGAAGGGGAGAGTATTAGTAGGGACGAGCTTCAGACGGGGGATCTTGTATTCTTTAATACATCTGGTCAAGGGGTTTCCCATGTCGGTATTTATTACGGGGGAGGAAAGTTTATTCATTCTCAATCAGTACTAGGTGTCAGTATTTCTAATTTAAATGATAAGTGGTACTGGGGAACTCGTTATATTGGGGCAAAAAGAATAGCTGATGTGAAACTTGCCTATAATACCAATGGAAAGCTTATTGAATAAAAAGACCTCTAAAAGAACAAATCTTTTAGAGGTCTTTTATTTATGATTCTCTGAGGTTTGGTCACTACATTTATTTATTAATGACACGTGCAGACCAACGAGATAAATCTGCTCCCTCGGAGTTAACTTTTTCAGCCGGGAAAATAAATGTCCAAGGTTTTGTTGAATTTGGCTGAACAGTTAAAGCAGGGTCAAGCTTAAAGTAACCTTTTGCTACTTGTTTGCCATTTGCATCAACAATTTCTAAAGGTAATTGTTCAATATTTATAGCACGGTCATTTCCATTTCGAATAAACATAGAGACAACGAGATTATTATTTTCTTGTAATTTTAATTGGAAGCCTGTGAAATTCACTTCTGTATTATTTAATTTTGGTAATTCTTTTACAGCCTTTTCTAGCAGCTCGATTTGCTCTTGAGATAATTGTTTTTTCCATGAATCATCAAGCTCTAATTGATGTCCCCTTAATGCTATTAAGTTGAAAGCAATTTTCCAGCCTTCTTCAGGTTTTTCATTGACGCGAATTGATTTTTGATCAAAATGGAAAACCCAAGGACGTGCACTTTCTGGAGGTAGGGTACCGATTTCTTTAAAATCAAAGGTTTGGGATGCAACTTGACGACCATCTTTATCAATAATAAGTAAAGGCATTTCATTAAGCTCTACTGTGTTTGGAAGAGAGTTACGGAAAAATGCTTTCACGTCCCAAGAACCGTCACGATTTACATCAATATCGATTGCAGCTAATGATAATTGATTCGGACTTAAAGGCTCTAGCTCATTTGCTAAAAAGTTAAAAATATATTTTTGTTCTTGAGGTACGTTCCATTCCGGATGGTATGAAAGCTTTGTTTTTACTTTTTCTCCTTTGTCTGATTCCTCAGCATTTCCAAGTAAGTTAGCTGAATCAATGGCACTATCTTTCCCGACCTTATCTGTCTTTTTAAATAAATCAAATAAACCCATTATTGTTCCTCCTGGTTATCGTTTTGTAGTGTTTTCATGAACGCGACTAATTCTTCAACAATTGAACGACGAAGCTCTTGGTAGTTTTTACCGAATAATTCTAATCCTTCTCGTTGGTAAATACGCATTGGATCTTCTTGTTGATAGCGACGTAGACCAATTCCTTCTTTTAAATGGGCCATTTGTTCAAGATGTTTAACCCACATTACATCAATGAAACGCAACATAACCATTGGAATGACCTTCATTACTCGTTCATTTTCTTTGAAGCTTTCAATGTATTGTTTTAGCTCTAAATAACCTGGTTCAACTTCATCAAAGATATTGTTGATTTTTGGTACATCTCTATTTAATTGTATTGGTGTTAAATAAAGTGTATTTAAAGTTCGTTCAATGTTATCGAAATCCCATTCGATAGGATCAGCCTCTTCTGGTGCATTATCACGAACCGCAAAATCAATTGTTTCAAATAACATTTTTTGCAAATGTTCCATTAGATTATCGGCTTTTAAAATATTATCACGTAATGAATAAATGATTCGACGTTGTTCATTAATCACATCGTCCAGTTTTAAATTGTATTCACGTAATGAGAAGTGAGCACCTTCAACGATTCGTTGAGTTCGATCAATTAATTCTGTAACTTCTTTATTCGTGATCCGTTTAGTTTCTGGGTCGACAACCATTTTCTTCATGAATTTTTCTGTATCTTCTTTTGCAAAGCGACGGAACATGTCATCTTCGATAGAAAGTATGAATCGGCTCTCACCTGGGTCACCTTGACGGCCAGAACGTCCACGTAGCTGATTGTCAACACGACGACTTTCGTGTTTTTCAGTACCGATAACGTACAATCCACCTAGTTCTGCGACACCTTCACCTAGAACGATATCTGTACCACGGCCAGCCATATTTGTCGCAACAGTAATACGGCTTTTTTGTCCTGCCTGTGAAATTAATTCCACTTCTTGCTCAACCGTTTTTGCGTTTAATAATTGGTAAGGAAGCTCGTGTTTATCTAAATATTGAGCCACCACTTCAGATTGTAATATGGAAGTAGTACCGATTAAAACGGGTTGTCCTTTTTCATGACGTTGTTTTGCTTCTTTCGCAACGTACTCGTATTTTGCTTCCTTTGTTTCAAAAATGATATCCGGTTGGTCAACACGAATTTTTGGTCTGTTTGTTGGAATTTGAATTACACGCATTCCATAAACATCGATAAATTCTTTTTCTTGTGTTTTGGCAGTACCAGTCATCCCAGAAAGATTTGGATACATACGGAAGTAGTTTTGAATTGTAACTTGCGCTTGTGCTTTATTTTCTTCAGTTATTGTTACGCCTTCTTTTGCTTCGATTGCTTGGTGCAATCCATCAGACAAAGAACGACCTTCCATAATACGGCCTGTGAACATGTCCACTAATTGGATTTTGTCTTCCTTCACAATGTAATCCACATCTCGCTCGAACATTACGTGTGCACGAACCGCTTGAATTACATAGTGATAAAGAAGTTGATGGTCAAGGTCGTAGAGATTATCTACACCAAAAGCGGCCTCCACTTTTTCAATCCCTTGTTCCGTTAAGGAAGTGGCTTTTGTTTCATCATCTAATTCGTAATCTTCGTCACGAACAAAACGTTTTGCAAGACGAGCTGCAATACGATGAAGATCTTCATTAGAAGACATTTTCCCAGCAATGATTAATGGTGTTTTTGCTTCATCGATTAACACAGAGTCAACCTCATCAATAATTGCAAAGTGGTATGGACGTTGTACTTTGTCTTCTATAGAACGAGCCATATTATCTCGTAAATAATCAAAGCCAAATTCGGTACCAACACCATAAGTAATGTCTGCATTATATGCACGTTTCTTTTGACCTGGCTCCATCATTGGTACATTTAAACCAACTGTAAGTCCAAGGAAACGATGGATTTGTCCAATTAACTCATAGTCACGTTTTGCTAAATAATCGTTTACTGTAATTACGTGTACACCTTTACCTTCAAGTGCACGTACATATGATGGTAGAGAAGCTACTAATGTTTTACCTTCACCAGTCGCCATTTCAGAAATATTTCCTTCTGTTAGGACAAGCCCACCAATAAGCTGTACATCGAAGTGACGCATGTTTAAAATACGTTTCGATGCTTCACGTACTACGGCAAATGCATCAGGAATGATGGATACTAGGTCTTCGCCATTAGAAAGACGTTCTTTAAATTTTGGTGTCATATTTGAAAGTTCTTCGTCAGACATTGACGAATATGTAGTTTCGAGTTCGTTGATTTGTTTAACGATTTTGTAGTATCTTTTTAACTCGCGAGTAGATGTTTTCTCTTTATTAAAAAATGGCAGCATTTTTATTCTCCTTTATTTGCCAAAGTATATCTTGACACTTAAATATTCTATCAAACTTTTGTTGGTATGACTACTTATGGGTAGGGAAAACTAAAGTGAAGAGTCAAAGATTTCTGCATTATGACTAATATTACCAATATATTTCAAATGAAGACAAAGACATTAGAATATCTTAACAGTTTTTTGTTAATTATAGAGAATAGCTATATTTTCAAAATAAATCATGCTATAATAATCAAGATTTGGGCGTGCATATAAATATCTCTAAGGAGGATAGACATGATTTACGTGTCTTTAATTGTGGCGTTTTTCGCGTCAATATTACTAACTCCACTCGTGAAGCGACTAGCGTTTCGAATTGGAGCGGTTGATGCTCCGAACTATCGAAAAGTACATTCGCGCATCATGCCACGTTTAGGTGGTTTAGCCATATTTCTTTCATTTTTGATTGGGCTATTAATTTTAAGACCAGATAGTCAATATATAGTAGCGATTGTCATTGGTGCTACATTGATTATTATTACTGGTGTATTAGATGATATGTACGAAATTTCAGCAAAGGCTAAAATGCTAGGGCAATTGGCTGCAGCAGGAATCATTGTTTTTTACGGTGGAATACAAATTGAATTTATCACGTTACCATTTGGTGGCGAATTGGAATTTGGATTTTTAAGTATTCCGGTTACGATCTTGTGGATTATTGGTATCACGAATGCCATTAATTTAATTGATGGTTTAGATGGTCTTGCAGCAGGTGTTTCTACGATTGCACTTATAACATTATCTGTAATGGCTTTTATCATGGCCGACTTTTTCGTTCTTGCTGTTGCAGCTTTATTAGCTTGTAGCACGATTGGTTTTTTATTCTATAATTTTCATCCAGCGAAAATATTTATGGGTGATACTGGTGCATTATTTTTAGGCTTTATGATTGCGGTCTTATCATTACTTGGTTTTAAAAATATCACAATGGTATCATTTATTATCCCGGTTATTATGTTAGGAGTTCCAATTTCTGATACATTCTTTGCGATTGTTCGTCGTGTACGTAATAAGCAAAAATGGTCAGATCCAGACAAATCGCATTTACACCATCGTCTTATCGATATTGGATTTTCTCATCGCCAAACCGTATTAATCATTTATGGTATTGCAGCGATGTTTGGATTATTCGCGATCATCTTTTCGATGGCAAAAATCTGGGGTGCAATTCTTTTAGTGACAGTGATCTTAGTCGCATTAGAATTGTTTGTTGAAATCATTGGTCTTGCAGGTAAAAACTACCGACCATTGATAAAATTAGCGAGAATATTTAGTAAAACTATAAATTAACAAAGCTATTATTATGGATTGTAAACTAGCGATTCATAATAATAGCTTTTTTGTTTGTAAGAGTGAGGGAGGAGCCTGGTGTGGACGGGCTTAAGAGGAGTGCGGAATGAGGGAGTGAGCGGGCAAAACGTGTGTGCAGAACGCATGCGAGGATGGACATAAAGGGGCTGCGGGCAAAACAAGGGGCTGTGCGGACAAAACGTGAAAGTGGATAGGATATAAAAGTACTGATTGGACAAAATGTGAACATGAATGGACAAAAGATGGTGCAGAGTGGACATAACAAGAGGGTGTGCGGACAAAACGTCAACGTGGGTGGACATAAAAGTTCTGAGTGGACAAAAAGCATGAGTGAATGGACATAAGTTTGTGAACGGACAAAACGTGTACGCAGATGGACAAAAGATGGTGCAGAGCGGACAAAACAACAGGGTGTGCGGACAAAACGTCAACGTGGGTGGGCATAAAACTTTTGAGTGGACAAAACAAGAGGGTGTGCGGACAAAATGCGAGCGTGGATGGACAAAAGCTGGTGGTGAGTGGACATAACAAGAGGATGTGCGGACAAAACGTCAACGTGGGTGGACATAAAAGTTCTGAGTGGACAAAAGAAGGGGCTGTGCGGACAAAACGTGAACATGAATGGACAAAAGCTAGTGCAGAGTGGACAAAATGCATGAGTGAATGGACATAAGTGTGTGAGTGGACAAAATAAGTGTGTGAACGAACAAATCGTGTACGTGTACGAACAATACTAATTCATGGAATAAATTAATAAGATATTACTTGATTACGATCCACTTGTATGAAATTAACATTCTAAATTTCTTTCAAAAGCTCAAATAAGTAGCTAAGTGATCCAATCGCAACAGTAAGTGACCCAATAGTTATAATAAGTGCTCCAAAAAGTGTTATGTGCCCAAAAGGAACACAGATGTGATCCAATGATGTAGTTATGCGATCCAAACACAAAGCTAACCGCTCCAAACGGTCTGCTATCCGCTCGAATAAATTAAAATATTAAAAATCTGTAACCACATCCGCTCCAAAAAGTAGTTAAGTGCTCCAATCCCATCACTAAGTGCCCGAAACGAATAGCTATCCGCTCGATAAGTTCAAATATTAAAAATCTGTAACCACATCCGCTCCAAAAAGTAGCTAGGTGCTCTAATCCCTTCGCTAACCCTCCAAACGGTCTGCCATCCGCTCAATTAAATTCAAATATAAAAACGCTATCCACTCATCCAGTTCAACAAAGTAAAGTAACTAAGTGCACCAATCCCATCGCAA
Above is a genomic segment from Lysinibacillus sp. PLM2 containing:
- the lytR gene encoding transcriptional regulator LytR, whose product is MRKWFNWKTILIVVGSLLVIAIGYATYLYIEVKSTFEAIHEPIVIDTTEATSETSDQPTKESPIQLTIQNKEAPQPISVLLLGIDNWESSGRADTILTLTLDPNTESMKILSIPRDTYTEIIGFDFSDKINHSYAFGGVKTSLQTVENLLDIPIDYVVTVNMEGFTEMVDLMGGIEVTNEFAFSTDTHEFPEGNITLSGEDALEYVRMRKEDPTGDFGRQGRQRQVLEKLFNKAASINLIWQAPGILKIIRNHVETNLTFDEIVEFQNLYRSTLNNIEHLNFTKGDGRIENGIWYYFLNEEELTEVKKTLQQSLQ
- the braB gene encoding branched-chain amino acid transport system carrier protein BraB translates to MKFLKENLAVGFMLLALFLGAGNIIFPPLLGQQAGTEFIPSILGFLITGVGLPLLGIVAVALNGGDLQHVANRIHPVFSIIFVSVIYLSIGPLFAIPRTAAVTYEIGVAPFLGDIQTSWLPLLITSLIFFIFVLYLSLNPSKLVDRVGKILMPLLLIVIALLAFKSFITPIGAIGESQGVYINQAFSKGFTEGYLTMDVLASLVFGILIVQSLAATGIVDRVKQVKMTISAGIIAAIGLAFVYISLGYIGATSAEVIGYQDDGGKIIAAAAQVLYGDAGNIILSAVIILACLTTAIGLVSANATFFNKLFPKLSYKFLVVVFTLFSFLISNFGLSTLISITLPVLMFIYPIAIVLMFLVMFDKLFGRRPLVYSLVLLATALVSLYDGIKTAGFEIEWYANILNTLPLHEQSLGWLVPALVALIIGWLIHLLTKSSYKPRQNNI
- a CDS encoding accessory Sec system S-layer assembly protein; this encodes MGLFDLFKKTDKVGKDSAIDSANLLGNAEESDKGEKVKTKLSYHPEWNVPQEQKYIFNFLANELEPLSPNQLSLAAIDIDVNRDGSWDVKAFFRNSLPNTVELNEMPLLIIDKDGRQVASQTFDFKEIGTLPPESARPWVFHFDQKSIRVNEKPEEGWKIAFNLIALRGHQLELDDSWKKQLSQEQIELLEKAVKELPKLNNTEVNFTGFQLKLQENNNLVVSMFIRNGNDRAINIEQLPLEIVDANGKQVAKGYFKLDPALTVQPNSTKPWTFIFPAEKVNSEGADLSRWSARVINK
- the secA2 gene encoding protein translocase subunit SecA 2; the encoded protein is MLPFFNKEKTSTRELKRYYKIVKQINELETTYSSMSDEELSNMTPKFKERLSNGEDLVSIIPDAFAVVREASKRILNMRHFDVQLIGGLVLTEGNISEMATGEGKTLVASLPSYVRALEGKGVHVITVNDYLAKRDYELIGQIHRFLGLTVGLNVPMMEPGQKKRAYNADITYGVGTEFGFDYLRDNMARSIEDKVQRPYHFAIIDEVDSVLIDEAKTPLIIAGKMSSNEDLHRIAARLAKRFVRDEDYELDDETKATSLTEQGIEKVEAAFGVDNLYDLDHQLLYHYVIQAVRAHVMFERDVDYIVKEDKIQLVDMFTGRIMEGRSLSDGLHQAIEAKEGVTITEENKAQAQVTIQNYFRMYPNLSGMTGTAKTQEKEFIDVYGMRVIQIPTNRPKIRVDQPDIIFETKEAKYEYVAKEAKQRHEKGQPVLIGTTSILQSEVVAQYLDKHELPYQLLNAKTVEQEVELISQAGQKSRITVATNMAGRGTDIVLGEGVAELGGLYVIGTEKHESRRVDNQLRGRSGRQGDPGESRFILSIEDDMFRRFAKEDTEKFMKKMVVDPETKRITNKEVTELIDRTQRIVEGAHFSLREYNLKLDDVINEQRRIIYSLRDNILKADNLMEHLQKMLFETIDFAVRDNAPEEADPIEWDFDNIERTLNTLYLTPIQLNRDVPKINNIFDEVEPGYLELKQYIESFKENERVMKVIPMVMLRFIDVMWVKHLEQMAHLKEGIGLRRYQQEDPMRIYQREGLELFGKNYQELRRSIVEELVAFMKTLQNDNQEEQ
- a CDS encoding undecaprenyl-phosphate alpha-N-acetylglucosaminyl 1-phosphate transferase — its product is MIYVSLIVAFFASILLTPLVKRLAFRIGAVDAPNYRKVHSRIMPRLGGLAIFLSFLIGLLILRPDSQYIVAIVIGATLIIITGVLDDMYEISAKAKMLGQLAAAGIIVFYGGIQIEFITLPFGGELEFGFLSIPVTILWIIGITNAINLIDGLDGLAAGVSTIALITLSVMAFIMADFFVLAVAALLACSTIGFLFYNFHPAKIFMGDTGALFLGFMIAVLSLLGFKNITMVSFIIPVIMLGVPISDTFFAIVRRVRNKQKWSDPDKSHLHHRLIDIGFSHRQTVLIIYGIAAMFGLFAIIFSMAKIWGAILLVTVILVALELFVEIIGLAGKNYRPLIKLARIFSKTIN